From a region of the Dermatophagoides farinae isolate YC_2012a chromosome 3, ASM2471394v1, whole genome shotgun sequence genome:
- the LOC124495085 gene encoding uncharacterized protein LOC124495085, translated as MSLTLTENFSLTFDSSSDARLDFFFHVIEGSSSERTTELLEKSWSQSPLDTMKMIINCRDIRGGKGIRPQALICLQWLYKNQYDNLLLNLAHFDEFGCWKDYLNLLLIALFDVLPHDVDTSDKKTKKYHTHVNRFDTVILRSFPKIKRQELEMIPTVVRQVERKFIVNDESQKKIVRQIITERNLDGKKFEYKQVNKYFPQKNPDAKKFFYKFKTDKAKLKKLNEYRREYFNKIYENDTKFRQLYDRIVDLFAQQLAKDYGYLKEENFNKISLTSKWLPNRNRFFDKYFFILGPVAKKFFELQPEILIEIQSTKRNDEKQMIILLSRICTKLRRQIQVSEIFMSSKSWETIDYKHVPSVAMLRYRQAFIRNDHERFNEFIGSKSLNAGALTPADLVKQVMDGTILGVDLFNADIPENLDEQKLTSLKAIDNQWRSLVNNVRANGSLLATNTLAVCDVSGSMCYTPQAIKPIHGAIGLTLFLMEIADKAWNNRCISFSETPSFHQIDMTKPLVERCKQMVKCSWGMNTDLNLVFDLILNYGKENKLTSEQMPKILFIFTDMEFDCAIREKTNYESFKIQYELAGYRTPFIIFWNLKGEKTSKSTPVKYNQDGVLLLSGFSAQTFKFLFSVKDFSEITPLVMLLKIINDPRYDCIKVID; from the exons ATGAGTTTAACGTTAaccgaaaatttttcattgacatTCGATTCGAGCAGTGATGCtcgattggattttttcttccatgTTATCGAAGGTTCAAGCTCGGAACGAACCACtgaattattggaaaaatcatGGTCACAATCACCATTAGAtacgatgaaaatgataatcaattgtcGTGATATACGTGGCGGAAAAGGAATCCGCCCACAAGCATTGATCTGTTTACAATGGCTTTACAAGAATCAATACGACAATCTTTTGCTTAATTTGGctcattttgatgaatttggcTGCTGGAAAGATTATCTAAATCTATTGTTAATTGCTTTGTTCGATGTTCTACCTCATGATGTTGATACATCGGataaaaaaactaaaaa ATACCATACACATGTTAACCGTTTCGATACTGTGATATTACGATCATTTCCAAAAATTAAACGACAAGAATTGGAAATGATACCCACTGTTGTTCGTCAAGTTGAACGTAAATTTattgtcaatgatgaatcgcaaaaaaaaatcgtacgACAAATAATCACTGAACGTAATCTTGATGGAaagaaatttgaatataaacaAGTGAACAAATATTTTCCCCAAAAGAATCCTGAtgccaaaaaatttttctataaatTCAAGACTGATAAAgctaaattgaaaaaattgaatgaatatcgtCGAGAATATTTTAATAAGatttatgaaaatgatacaaAATTTCGACAGCTTTACGATAgaattgttgatttgtttgcaCAACAACTAGCCAAAGATTATGGTTATTTGAAAGaggaaaatttcaacaaaatatcGTTGACTTCCAAATGGCTTCCCAATCGTAATcgattttttgataaatattttttcattttgggaCCTGTTGCTaagaaatttttcgaatTACAACCAGAAATATTAATCGAAATCCAATCTACTAAAcggaatgatgaaaaacaaatgattataTTGTTATCACGTATTTGTACCAAATTAAGACGTCAAATTCAGGTGTCAGAAATTTTTATGTCTTCAAAATCATGGgaaacaatcgattataaACATGTACCATCAGTGGCCATGCTACGATATCGTCAAGcattcattcgaaatgatcatgaacgattcaatgaatttatcgGTTCCAAATCATTGAATGCAGGTGCCTTGACTCCTGCTGATCTAGTCAAACAAGTTATGGATGGTACCATTCTTGGTGTTGATCTTTTCAATGCGGATATACCAGAAAATCTTGATGAACAAAAGTTGACTAGTCTGAAAGCTATCGATAACCAATGGCGATCACTTGTCAATAATGTTCGCGCAAATGGGTCATTATTGGCTACGAATACTTTGGCCGTATGTGATGTAAGCGGTTCGATGTGTTACACACCACAAGCGATTAAACCGATCCACGGTGCTATCGGTTTGACATTGTTCTTAATGGAAATCGCTGATAAAGCTTGGAATAATCGTTGCATTTCATTCTCAGAGACTCCTTCATTCCATCAAATCGATATGACAAAACCATTGGTTGAACGTTGCAAACAAATGGTCAAATGTAGTTGGGGAATGAATACCGATCTGAATCTAGTATTTGATCTGATATTGAATTATGGTAAAGAGAATAAATTGACTAGTGAACAAATGCCGAAAATATTGTTCATATTCACCGATATGGAATTCGATTGTGCCATTCGTGAAAAAACTAATTATGAAagttttaaaattcaatatgaACTAGCTGGTTATCGAACACCTTTCATTATATTCTGGAATCTTAAAGGTGAAAAAACGAGCAAATCAACTCCGGTAAAATACAATCAAGATGGTGTTCTCCTATTATCTGGTTTCTCGGCAcaaacat
- the LOC124495088 gene encoding uncharacterized protein LOC124495088, with product MSLELNTLDHLFKIQKIIDNDKFIDPRLSSYYRWLFNNQCDQYESCLAIHPESSKTEPNNNNNNKELANLPELCPNCWSSMARFRLIPKKTKHKKRMKKGNNFNHNIMNAKCKNCESKFKFKALSRSQQQNIQESKKIINRTNITPSKSSISVNSKTQKKVINQSTPTTSQNSKEMLQKFLINSKKKRNLDGHTKLSTFLQQCFDN from the coding sequence atgtCTCTCGAATTGAATACTCTTGATCAtttgtttaaaattcaaaaaatcatcgataatgataaatttattgatcCACGTTTATCATCCTATTATCGTTGGCTATTTAATAATCAATGCGATCAATATGAATCTTGTTTAGCAATTCATCCAGAATCATCGAAAACTGAacctaacaacaacaacaacaacaaagaattgGCAAATCTACCGGAATTATGTCCGAATTGTTGGAGCTCAATGGCTAGATTTCGATTAAtaccgaaaaaaacaaaacacaagaaacgaatgaaaaaaggaaataatttcaatcataacATCATGAATGCTAAATGTAAAAATTGTGAatctaaatttaaattcaaagcTTTAAGTCGATCACAGCAACAGAATATacaagaatcgaaaaaaataattaatagaACCAATATAAcaccatcaaaatcatcgattAGTGTCAATTCGAAGACGCAGAAAAAagtgatcaatcaatcaacaccGACAACAAGTCAAAACAGTAAAGAGATGTTacagaaatttttgattaattcaaagaagaaaagaaatcttGATGGTCATACAAAACTATCTACGTTTCTTCAACAATGTTTTGataattga
- the LOC124495086 gene encoding regulator of G-protein signaling loco, with product MHLDQLLRYENGRKLFMEFLRKEFSEENLEFWLECQRLKNMIIIDDKSNKTLIKEIYSKYISLNGSKTINIDCKTLKTIRMNINNPTINIYDQAARHVFELMKNDSYERFLQTSEYRNFRSNLSMKNTDRLSSNRKRKSIPINPIDDSIRSNRLEQTGYYRDTDNRSPQIQIYQNSPILARRWTNHQFIKVIMPNGSHEFVSIIQQSTIGSVIENLLMKRSMKNYRFKIIAIKNNKEIEPTRNISSLVKTDIRIERVINFSLRFPEGYMLSIETNPNKLAYYTIKSILTRFGIVIHDVELTTENGVTLYVNSLLKSSSILDECVINVKYMSSLRTFLDLSDFTDLNPLIDDGIIIKSVKFKKYHTQKEKPFDFFAIDCRDDGQSKNLKMVKCENSLYENVDNNPVEDLENVNLENLSFSSETKTEEFLQNMMLNEPNRFKFTCATGEQNYENVQVKMKEIGDNDNNGVNNNHLHHARLVYIDEPFYENDQIIKREEIKRKNISKLPRTSENQTESPFTKYIQKSMKFSKSQCSECRSPPSQSKDFFDPSQCPDLISTCTPRTRIRTLSKFHKFV from the exons atGCATTTGGATCAATTGTTACGATATGAAAACggaagaaaattattcatgGAATTTCTTCGTAAAGAATTTAGTGAAGAAAATCTTGAATTTTGGCTTGAATGTCAACGATTGAagaatatgatcatcatagatGATAAATCG AATAAAACATTGATTAAAGAAATTTATTCCAAATACATTTCGTTGAATGGTTCGAAAACCATTAACATTGATtgtaaaacattgaaaacaatccgaatgaatataaataatcCAACGATCAATATATACGACCAGGCAGCTAGAcatgtttttgaattgatgaaaaatgattcatatgAACGTTTTTTACAGACTTCTGAATATCGAAATTTCCGATCAAatttatcgatgaaaaatactgatagattatcatcaaatcgaaaaagaaaatccatCCCTATAAATCCAATTGACGATTCTATCCGATCCAATCGGTTAGAACAAACCGGTTATTATCGTGATACTGATAATCGATCAcctcaaattcaaatttatcaaaattcaCCAATTCTGGCACGAAGATGgacaaatcatcaattcatcaaaGTAATCATGCCGAATGGATCACATGAATTTGTTTCCATCATACAACAATCAACGATTGGTTCAGTGATTGAAAATCTATTGATGAAAAGATCTATGAAAAATTATCGCTTCAAAATTATTGccatcaaaaataataag gAAATTGAACCAACTAGAAACATTTCATCACTAGTCAAGACTGATATCCGTATCGAACGAGTGATAAATTTTTCCCTTCGTTTTCCCGAAGGTTATATGTTGAGCATTGAAACCAATCCGAATAAATTGGCATACTATACAATTAAATCGATATTGACCAGATTCGGAATCGTCATTCATGATGTTGAATTG aCAACTGAAAATGGTGTCACACTTTACGTTAATTCATTGCTGAAATCCTCTTCAATTCTTGACGAATGTGTAATCAATGTCAAATATATGAGCAGTCTTCGAACATTTTTAGATTTGAGTGATTTCACTGATCTCAATccattgatcgatgatggtatcattatcaaatcggttaaatttaaaaaatatcacACTCAAAAGGAAAaaccatttgattttttcgcAATCGATTGTCGTGATGATGGtcaatcgaaaaatttgaaaatggttaaatgtgaaaattcGTTATATGAAAATGTCGACAACAATCCGGTGGAAGATTTGGAAAATGTCAATCTTGAAAATTTAAGTTTTAGTAGTGAAACTAAAACCGAAGAATTCCTGCAAAATATGATGTTGAACGAACCGAATCGATTTAAATTCACCTGCGCGACAGGAGaacaaaattatgaaaatgtaCAAgttaaaatgaaagaaatcggtgataatgataataatggagtaaacaataatcatttacATCATGCACGTCTCGTTTATATCGATGAACCATtctatgaaaatgatcagaTTATTAAACGAGAAGAaattaaacgaaaaaatatttcaaaattacCAAGAACCAGTGAGAATCAGACCGAAAGTCCTTTTAcgaaatatattcaaaaatcaatgaaattctcTAAATCACAATGTTCAGAATGCCGgtcaccaccatcacaatCGAAAGATTTCTTTGATCCAAGTCAATGTCCAGATTTAATTTCCACATGTACTCCAAGAACTCGAATAAGAACGTTATCTAAATTTCATAAATTCGTTTAa
- the LOC124495084 gene encoding uncharacterized protein LOC124495084, whose protein sequence is MMSKILMNITLFHTKLIVNTYTALSLPFYAIYQKPWQRLKISNQIYSQMISKTSDSVVWTRNGPPGTKPITQCSTYLEAFKFMDRSRPSIGVREILDEKISFDEEGLPITIDGKILKKIVLDDKYKWMTIGEVLDQIDAIAKGLHDIGVRKGDNVVIYADTSPNWFFTSMALAKLSAITVTLFANLGDSGVIYGINQTKAKHVITSEELKEKMLTYIDRLSDVQHIIYYPRPKNAPPIPRIDEIEMPENLKITSFDDMTDKGAKMPPIEFKLPEPDDLVLIMYTSGTTSLPKAVMINHRMLLSSINSVTTYFEHLDVNVEDLTMASFLPLSHIYGYVFNILLFINGTKIGFATPFTLLNSSPAHVPGQTGDLRLIQPDFFVVVPLILERFQKEIYAQLNRRGFLASPLFTYFMEYKNRWLARGFRTPIIDRIICEKIKEQFGGKIDMIGVGGAALHTSIEKFTRAALDVEITNGFGCTETCGGVYVKSPKDLTLGTVGTPCDKVFGKLIDWPEGGYTTQDKPNQRGEIVIGGDMVAAGYFGMPEETKESFYRDENGIQWFYTGDIGEINPKTGQLKIIDRKKDLAKLANGEYVSLGKIETGLRSSRYVENICICTEMFSNDLVALITPNRKIVKELAKSLNKSQLSHPERCQDEEIITIVHASIKETGQRAGLKSKEIPTRINLCSEEWTPDNNLLTAAFKLKRKNVYQYYEKEIRQMFNSMTNK, encoded by the exons ATGATGTCAAAAATTCTTATGAATATAACATTATTCCAtacaaaattgattgtaaatACATATACggcattatcattaccattttATGCTATTTATCAAAAACCATGGCAACGTCTCAAGATTTCcaatcaaatatattcaCAAATGATATCGAAAACATCCGATTCCGTTGTATGGACACGTAACGGACCACCAGGTACTAAACCTATAACACAATGTTCAACGTATTTGGAAGCATTCAAATTTATGGATCGTTCAAGACCATCGATTGGTGTTCGTGAaattttggatgaaaaaatttcattcgatgaagaag GTTTACCAATTACGATTGATGGtaaaattttaaagaaaattgttcttgatgataaatataaatggatGACCATTGGTGAAGTATTGGATCAAATTGATGCGATTGCCAAAGGTTTACATGATATTGGTGTTCGAAAAGGTGATAATGTTGTTATCTATGCGGATACATCTCCGAATTGGTTTTTTACATCGATGGCATTGGCTAAATTAAGTGCCATTACTGTAACATTGTTTGCCAATCTTGGTGATTCCGGCGTTATTTATGGtatcaaccaaacaaaagCAAAACATGTGATTACATCGgaagaattgaaagaaaaaatgctCACTtatattgatcgattatcAGATGTTCAacatattatttattatccaCGTCCGAAAAATGCACCACCGATTCCACGtatcgatgaaattgaaatgccAGAAAATCTTAAAATTACATCCTTTGATGATATGACCGATAAAGGTGCTAAAATGCCTCCAATTGAATTTAAGCTGCCCGAACCAGATGATCTAGTATTAATAATGTATACATCTGGAACGACCAGTCTTCCTAAAGCtgtgatgatcaatcatcgaaTGTTATTGTCAAGTATAAATAGTGTCACCACCTATTTCGAACATTTAGATGTCAATGTAGAAGATTTAACTATGGCATCGTTTTTACCTTTAAGTCATATTTATGGTTATGTGTTCAATATTCTCTTATTCATCA atggaacaaaaattggTTTTGCCACACCATTTACATTGTTAAATTCATCACCGGCTCATGTACCCGGACAAACCGGTGATCTAAGGCTAATACAAccggatttttttgttgtcgtacCATTAATATTGGAAAGATTTCAGAAAGAAATCTATGCACAATTAAATCGTCGTGGATTTCTTGCCTCACCATTGTTTACATATTTTATGGAATATAAAAATCGTTGGCTCGCTCGTGGATTCCGTACGCCCATTATTGATCGAAtaatttgtgaaaaaattaaagaacAATTTGGCGGTAAAATTGATATGATCGGTGTAGGTGGTGCTGCATTACATAcatcgattgaaaaatttactaGAGCCGCTTTAGATGTAGAAATTACTAATG GTTTTGGTTGTACAGAAACATGTGGTGGTGTTTATGTCAAATCGCCAAAGGATCTAACACTTGGTACAGTTGGTACACCATGCGATAAAGTTTTTggcaaattgattgattggccTGAAGGTGGTTATACAACACAAGATAAACCTAATCAACGTGGTGAAATCGTTATTGGTGGTGATATGGTTGCTGCTGGTTATTTTGGAATGCCCGAAGAAACGAAAGAAAGTTTTTATCGTGATGAAAATGGTATTCAATGGTTTTATACAGGTGATATTGGTGAAATTAATCCCAAAACTggacaattgaaaattattgatcgaaaaaaagatttagcCAAATTGGCCAATGGTGAATACGTGTCTCTTGGAAAG aTTGAGACCGGATTACGATCATCACGTTATGTGGAAAATATTTGCATTTGTACAGAAATGTTTTCCAATGATTTAGTTGCATTAATCACACCGAATCGTAAAATTGTTAAAGAATTGGCTAAAAGTTTGAATAAAAGTCAACTAAGTCATCCGGAACGATGTCAAGATGAAGAAATCATAACCATTGTACATGCATCAATAAAAGAAACCGGGCAAAGAGCTGGCCTGAAATCGAAAGAAATACCAACAAGAATTAATCTTTGTTCCGAAGAATGGACACCGGATAATAATCTATTGACAGCGGCATTTAAATTGAAACGTAAAAATGTATATCAATATTATGAGAAAGAAATTCGACAAATGTTCAATTCGATGaccaacaaatga